One part of the Polycyclovorans algicola TG408 genome encodes these proteins:
- the styC gene encoding styrene-oxide isomerase StyC has translation MQPKQKIMVGHGAVVMFIGMLAGFGLLSSLIGGLELIPGSIIEFTIPGDAGSWARAHIGGMFNGVFIMLVALLIMAMKIADKPAGQLHWMLIGTGCANTIFYWAALMAPNRALTVADNVHGESNIWAIIGLLPALVFAIVSLVAVYILIRQAFAKA, from the coding sequence ATGCAGCCAAAACAAAAAATCATGGTCGGCCACGGTGCGGTGGTGATGTTCATCGGCATGCTCGCGGGCTTTGGCCTGCTGTCGAGCCTGATCGGCGGGCTGGAGTTGATTCCCGGCAGCATCATCGAGTTCACCATTCCCGGCGACGCCGGCAGTTGGGCGCGGGCGCACATTGGCGGCATGTTCAATGGCGTGTTCATCATGCTGGTGGCCTTGCTGATCATGGCGATGAAGATCGCCGACAAGCCCGCAGGGCAGCTGCACTGGATGCTGATTGGCACGGGCTGCGCCAACACCATCTTTTACTGGGCCGCGCTGATGGCGCCCAACCGCGCGCTGACGGTGGCCGACAATGTGCACGGCGAGTCCAACATCTGGGCGATCATCGGCCTGCTGCCGGCGCTGGTGTTTGCCATCGTGTCGCTGGTGGCGGTCTACATCCTCATTCGTCAGGCCTTCGCCAAGGCCTGA
- a CDS encoding glycosyltransferase family 2 protein, which yields MNRPGLSAYVLTFNSERYLQSILAQLNRFADEVVVLDSGSADATQAIAASAGARFVTHPFSDFRTQRGVAEQACSHDYIFFCDCDKRPDDVLVAAIRAVRTAGLDQAAYDVQRHWQAYGQPVRVVYPIVSPDRVPRLYDRRRCHWAPDKRVHEGLLVDGPRRLLAGRLVHLTFETQAEVDEKLARYTDLAALGLLDRCQRKGQSPRWAAIRHGVQAWTFSPLGAVIKSYLRRGGWRDGRVGLRLMIYALR from the coding sequence GTGAACCGGCCCGGCTTGTCGGCTTATGTGCTGACCTTCAATTCAGAGCGCTATCTGCAATCCATCCTTGCCCAGCTGAACCGGTTTGCGGACGAGGTTGTGGTGCTCGACAGCGGCAGCGCAGATGCGACGCAAGCGATTGCGGCGTCGGCCGGCGCCCGCTTCGTGACGCATCCTTTCAGCGATTTCCGGACCCAGCGCGGCGTCGCCGAGCAGGCTTGCAGCCACGACTACATTTTCTTTTGTGACTGCGACAAACGCCCGGATGACGTGTTAGTCGCGGCCATCAGGGCGGTCAGGACAGCGGGACTTGATCAGGCGGCTTATGACGTGCAACGCCACTGGCAGGCTTACGGCCAGCCGGTGCGCGTGGTGTACCCCATCGTCAGCCCGGATCGCGTCCCGCGGCTTTATGACCGGCGCCGTTGTCACTGGGCGCCCGACAAACGCGTGCACGAGGGCTTGTTGGTGGACGGCCCGCGGCGGCTGCTGGCGGGCCGTCTCGTGCACCTCACCTTTGAGACCCAGGCCGAGGTGGACGAGAAGCTTGCCCGTTACACCGACCTGGCCGCGCTGGGCTTGCTTGATCGCTGCCAGCGAAAAGGGCAGTCGCCGCGTTGGGCGGCGATCCGTCACGGCGTTCAGGCTTGGACCTTCAGCCCGCTGGGCGCGGTGATCAAGTCGTATCTGCGACGCGGCGGGTGGCGCGACGGGCGGGTGGGTCTGCGATTGATGATCTATGCACTGCGCTAG
- the pyrF gene encoding orotidine-5'-phosphate decarboxylase, giving the protein MTRLAIPAHERLIIALDLATADAALALVQRIGSAGHFYKIGLELLMAPGFFDLLDTLKRRDKKVFVDLKFFDIPETVARAIRNLSERGADFATLHGNQTMMEAAAQAKSNGLKVLAVTALTSLDQGDLDDMGFACTIADLVLSRAKRSLSAGCDGVVSSGLEVQRLRLEAPDKLICVTPGIRPIANRVEGDQKRIMTATQAIAAGSDYLVVGRPIRDAADPRHMVETLQTEIAAATA; this is encoded by the coding sequence ATGACCCGCCTTGCCATTCCCGCCCACGAACGCCTGATCATCGCCCTGGACCTGGCCACCGCAGACGCCGCGCTGGCGCTGGTGCAGCGCATCGGCAGCGCCGGGCACTTTTACAAAATTGGCCTGGAATTGCTCATGGCGCCGGGCTTCTTTGACTTGCTCGACACGCTGAAACGCCGCGACAAAAAGGTGTTCGTTGACCTGAAGTTCTTCGACATCCCCGAAACCGTGGCGCGCGCCATCCGCAACCTGTCGGAGCGCGGCGCCGACTTTGCAACCCTGCACGGCAACCAGACCATGATGGAAGCTGCGGCGCAGGCCAAGTCCAACGGCCTCAAGGTGCTGGCGGTGACGGCACTGACCAGCCTCGACCAGGGTGATCTCGACGACATGGGCTTTGCCTGCACCATCGCCGACCTGGTGCTGTCGCGGGCCAAACGCTCGCTGTCGGCCGGGTGCGATGGCGTGGTGTCGTCAGGGCTGGAAGTGCAGCGCCTGCGCCTTGAGGCGCCCGACAAACTGATCTGCGTGACCCCCGGCATCCGCCCGATTGCCAACCGCGTAGAAGGCGACCAGAAGCGGATCATGACCGCCACCCAGGCCATAGCCGCCGGCAGCGATTATCTGGTGGTGGGGCGGCCGATCCGCGACGCCGCCGACCCGCGTCACATGGTTGAAACCCTGCAAACTGAAATTGCCGCCGCGACTGCCTGA
- a CDS encoding glycosyltransferase family A protein, with protein sequence MSQELQFAVFSFNRGRFLQHCIESIEQFAPGCPVHIVDDGSDDADTLQVIADVSRRHRVTVAARTGAAKHGGLYANMQSALDIAQPDVPLCFLQDDAQLVRPLEADDVSAIDRYFAHSPKAAFLSPAFVHRRKKAQPPDALQFDPVTGVYLPRLSSQTAGVYYSDISITLPQRLHAAGWQFKNAEHDNERQARAHFMRMGILHAPFAMMLPWVPAFRGKHKTLALTLGEKRSGCGFHPIEPMTREAVAAMRARDPRIFPCVEDFLWVAGRDPTALWRFNGLQGHRDLKWLNSIEMRLRRGLAAITPVRQGPAP encoded by the coding sequence ATGTCGCAAGAACTCCAGTTCGCCGTTTTCTCTTTCAATCGGGGCCGCTTCCTGCAGCACTGCATTGAGAGCATTGAGCAGTTCGCGCCCGGCTGTCCGGTGCACATCGTCGATGATGGCAGTGACGATGCCGACACCCTGCAGGTGATCGCCGATGTTTCGCGACGCCACCGCGTGACCGTTGCGGCCAGGACGGGAGCAGCCAAGCACGGCGGTTTGTATGCCAACATGCAGTCAGCGCTCGATATTGCACAACCCGACGTGCCGCTGTGCTTCCTGCAGGACGATGCCCAGCTGGTCCGGCCACTCGAAGCCGACGATGTCTCAGCGATTGATCGCTACTTTGCCCACTCGCCCAAAGCGGCATTTTTGAGCCCGGCGTTTGTCCACCGCAGAAAGAAGGCGCAGCCGCCCGATGCCCTGCAGTTCGATCCCGTCACCGGGGTTTACCTGCCCAGGCTGAGCTCGCAAACGGCCGGGGTTTACTACTCCGATATTTCGATCACCCTGCCGCAGCGGCTGCACGCTGCCGGTTGGCAGTTCAAGAACGCTGAACACGACAACGAACGACAGGCGCGCGCGCACTTTATGCGCATGGGCATCCTGCACGCGCCGTTTGCGATGATGTTGCCGTGGGTGCCAGCCTTTCGCGGCAAGCACAAAACGCTCGCGTTGACCTTGGGCGAGAAGCGCAGCGGCTGCGGCTTTCACCCCATCGAACCGATGACCCGTGAGGCCGTGGCGGCAATGCGCGCGCGCGACCCTCGCATCTTTCCTTGCGTTGAAGATTTCCTGTGGGTCGCAGGCCGCGACCCGACCGCGCTTTGGCGATTCAACGGGTTGCAGGGTCATCGCGATCTGAAATGGCTGAACAGTATCGAGATGCGCCTTCGTCGAGGGCTGGCGGCGATCACGCCCGTCCGTCAGGGGCCAGCACCGTGA
- a CDS encoding WS/DGAT/MGAT family O-acyltransferase, which yields MKPLSAIDNIFLLMEQRQQPLHVGALCLFTPPPDAPPDFALQLAERLRQSAQAAAPFNRRLVSRAGFKFWDESGDFDLAQHFVHLALPKPGRVRELLAMVSRVHAAHLDRAYPLWRIYLIEGLDDGRIALYSKIHHALVDGVAGIRLLMKSMAPDAETSITMPAPWEVRTRRTRERRLPVPTPSLRGVNALRALAQQGLDGVTPVFQQFRQVRRDQRAGREDCIGSLQAPRSILNNNISGSRRFAAQSYETPRIKAIARRFDATVNDVVLAMCGGALRRYLGELNALPDAPLVAAVPVSTRRDDGDSGNEVAFALTHLGTHIACPEARLLAVKACMDYNKQVLRALNPSQLMAYEGLMFAPGVFNLLTGFSRTKTIVNVVISHVPGPRTETYWQGCKLDGVYPVSLLVNNIALNITLVSRHDFIDFGLIGCRKTLPSLQRLLDYLGESLDELEAGGAPVVPAVKAKARQASKAPA from the coding sequence ATGAAACCTTTGTCAGCCATCGACAACATTTTTTTGCTCATGGAGCAGCGCCAGCAACCGCTGCATGTGGGCGCGCTTTGCCTGTTCACCCCGCCGCCGGACGCGCCGCCCGACTTTGCGCTGCAATTGGCCGAGCGCCTGCGGCAATCGGCGCAGGCCGCAGCGCCGTTCAACCGGCGGCTGGTCAGCCGGGCGGGGTTCAAGTTTTGGGATGAGTCGGGCGACTTCGACCTTGCGCAGCATTTCGTGCACCTGGCGCTGCCGAAGCCGGGGCGTGTTCGTGAACTGCTGGCCATGGTCTCGCGGGTGCACGCGGCGCATCTGGATCGCGCTTATCCACTGTGGCGCATCTATCTGATTGAAGGCCTGGACGACGGGCGCATTGCGCTGTACTCAAAAATTCACCACGCACTGGTCGATGGCGTGGCGGGCATTCGCCTGCTGATGAAGTCGATGGCCCCCGATGCCGAAACCTCCATCACCATGCCCGCCCCGTGGGAAGTGCGCACCCGCCGCACCCGCGAACGCCGCTTGCCAGTGCCAACGCCGTCGCTGCGCGGGGTGAATGCCTTGCGCGCCCTGGCCCAGCAGGGGCTCGACGGCGTGACGCCGGTGTTCCAGCAGTTTCGCCAGGTGCGCCGTGACCAGCGCGCCGGGCGCGAAGACTGCATCGGCAGCCTGCAAGCGCCGCGCTCCATTCTTAACAACAATATTTCGGGCTCGCGGCGCTTTGCCGCCCAGTCGTACGAGACGCCGCGCATCAAGGCGATCGCACGGCGCTTCGACGCCACCGTCAACGACGTCGTGCTGGCCATGTGCGGCGGCGCGCTGCGGCGCTATCTGGGCGAGTTGAATGCCCTGCCCGACGCCCCGCTGGTGGCCGCCGTGCCGGTTTCGACGCGGCGCGACGATGGTGATTCGGGCAACGAAGTGGCCTTTGCGCTGACGCATCTCGGCACTCACATTGCGTGTCCTGAAGCACGTTTGCTCGCCGTGAAAGCCTGCATGGACTACAACAAGCAAGTGCTCAGGGCGCTGAACCCGTCGCAGCTCATGGCCTACGAAGGCCTGATGTTTGCGCCTGGCGTGTTCAATCTGCTCACCGGCTTCAGCCGGACCAAAACCATCGTCAATGTGGTGATTTCTCACGTGCCCGGCCCGCGCACCGAGACCTATTGGCAGGGCTGCAAGCTCGACGGCGTGTACCCGGTGTCGCTGCTGGTCAACAACATTGCGCTCAACATCACCCTGGTCAGTCGCCACGACTTCATCGACTTCGGGCTGATTGGCTGCCGTAAAACGCTGCCGAGCCTGCAGCGCTTGCTCGACTATCTCGGCGAGTCACTGGACGAGCTTGAAGCGGGCGGCGCCCCGGTGGTCCCCGCAGTCAAGGCAAAGGCGCGTCAGGCCAGCAAGGCGCCAGCCTGA
- a CDS encoding CcdB family protein gives MAQFQLYRNQRPSSSDIPYLLDVQSDAVDTGSRLVLPVIPADRHGPPFTRLHPQVLVHGKPHVVVTSDAAAVAAQSLRPPVVADLTGQRHDFLNALDFLLTGY, from the coding sequence ATGGCGCAGTTTCAGTTGTATCGAAACCAGCGCCCCAGTAGCTCAGACATTCCTTATCTGCTCGACGTGCAGTCGGATGCGGTGGATACGGGCTCACGGCTGGTGCTGCCGGTCATTCCAGCGGATCGGCACGGGCCGCCATTCACCCGGCTGCATCCGCAAGTGCTGGTGCACGGCAAGCCGCATGTCGTGGTCACCAGCGACGCCGCCGCGGTCGCTGCACAAAGCCTGCGCCCACCCGTGGTGGCGGACCTGACGGGGCAGCGCCACGACTTTTTGAATGCGCTTGATTTTCTGTTGACCGGCTACTGA
- a CDS encoding type II toxin-antitoxin system CcdA family antitoxin translates to MLERSAPPRRALNVRVRGDIIDAAKAAGLNLSQITEAALTAALRSAQNRQWQEENAEAIAYHRARIERDGMWNMDLVRF, encoded by the coding sequence ATGCTTGAACGTTCAGCCCCGCCGCGCCGTGCCCTCAACGTGCGGGTGCGCGGCGACATCATCGACGCCGCCAAGGCCGCAGGCTTGAACCTGTCGCAGATTACCGAGGCCGCGCTGACTGCCGCGTTACGCAGTGCACAAAACCGGCAATGGCAAGAGGAGAACGCCGAGGCCATCGCGTACCATCGCGCCCGGATCGAACGGGACGGCATGTGGAACATGGACCTGGTGCGGTTCTGA
- a CDS encoding DUF6492 family protein, giving the protein MRAPTLSLLTVTWAGDARHFDLLRASLQRSSLVAVPHHVVVHSEDLPTFAGHVPAVELQPTADVLPGGLEAARVNALGWQHRLGRHGTKWLSSLTRSLGAPVWPRYLGWHMQQISKLASVAASPADTVLVLDSDVIVTAQARVDDYLHPTRPVCIEQWQPAEKARGKVRKWNREAHRLLGLPFDAKAPVDLYFDTPFPMHPPSVRALMRWLENRYQCPWWQAILAQPPRRWSEFATYRLFLRQHPAAGGVEWRSPALSRYVHDATDLPALIAHLQALMAEPDCHYITLHSQSSGRGLWDADQVIPSVRALVDPVAGR; this is encoded by the coding sequence ATGCGTGCGCCAACCCTCTCACTGCTGACCGTCACCTGGGCCGGTGATGCACGACACTTCGATTTGCTGCGCGCGTCGCTGCAGCGCTCGTCGCTGGTGGCCGTGCCGCACCACGTGGTGGTGCACAGCGAGGACCTGCCGACCTTTGCCGGACATGTGCCCGCCGTCGAACTGCAGCCCACCGCCGACGTGCTGCCGGGCGGTCTTGAAGCGGCGCGCGTTAACGCGCTGGGCTGGCAACACCGCCTGGGCCGCCACGGCACCAAGTGGCTGAGCAGCCTGACGCGCAGCCTCGGCGCGCCTGTGTGGCCACGGTATCTGGGCTGGCACATGCAGCAGATCAGCAAGCTGGCCAGCGTTGCCGCCAGCCCGGCCGACACCGTGCTGGTGCTGGACTCCGACGTCATCGTCACCGCACAGGCGCGGGTCGATGACTACCTGCACCCCACGCGTCCGGTCTGCATCGAACAGTGGCAACCCGCCGAGAAGGCACGCGGCAAGGTCCGCAAGTGGAACCGCGAGGCACACCGCCTGCTGGGCCTGCCGTTTGACGCCAAAGCGCCGGTCGACCTGTATTTCGACACGCCCTTTCCGATGCACCCGCCCAGCGTGCGCGCACTCATGCGCTGGCTTGAGAATCGCTATCAGTGTCCATGGTGGCAGGCCATTCTTGCCCAGCCGCCGCGCCGCTGGTCCGAGTTCGCCACCTACCGGCTGTTCCTGCGCCAGCACCCAGCCGCTGGCGGTGTGGAATGGCGATCGCCCGCCTTGTCGCGCTACGTCCACGACGCCACCGATCTCCCTGCGCTCATCGCTCATCTGCAGGCGCTGATGGCGGAGCCGGACTGCCACTACATCACCCTGCACTCGCAGAGCAGCGGGCGTGGTTTGTGGGATGCGGACCAGGTGATTCCGAGTGTGCGGGCGCTTGTCGACCCCGTCGCAGGACGCTGA
- a CDS encoding glucan biosynthesis protein produces MQRRALLRAAALAGASLPFPAALLSVNANAADPKRLGDAERFDYATLKGKARELSAQPYQSHEGELPKAVSALDWDQYQSIGFDADHALWGDDKLRFKAQFFHLGLFFKRPVTLHEVVDGQARALAYDPALFDYGDSGLIGRRLPRDLGFAGFRLNIDTDPTRDVAAFLGASYFRAVGGDWQYGLSARGLAIDTALPRPEEFPDFVAYWLEKPDPQSDSLVVYGLLDSPSTTGAYRFVLTPGQNFVMDIDAALYPRKPIERLGIAPLTSMYQTGENDRRMANDWRPEIHDSDGLALHSGSGEWVWRPLSNPRQLRFNIFQDDNPRGFGLLQRDRDFNHYQDDGVFYERRPSLWVQPKAGWGKGAVQLVEIPTVDETFDNIVAFWNPEQPVTPGEEHLFGYRLHWGATPPEVPPLATCVATRTGIGGVVGKTRQYFSWRFAVDFAGGNLSLINPEHTDIEARVTTSRGRVETVSARPLHAIDGYRVMFDLVPPDGSEDPIDLRLQLSANGQTLTETWLYQYNPPPAGERAAS; encoded by the coding sequence ATGCAACGCCGAGCCCTGTTGCGTGCCGCCGCCCTCGCCGGCGCCAGCCTGCCATTCCCCGCCGCGCTACTCAGCGTCAATGCCAATGCCGCCGACCCGAAGCGTCTGGGCGATGCCGAGCGCTTCGACTATGCGACGCTCAAAGGCAAAGCTCGCGAACTGTCGGCGCAGCCGTATCAATCCCATGAGGGCGAATTGCCAAAGGCGGTCTCGGCGCTGGACTGGGACCAATACCAGTCGATTGGCTTCGATGCCGACCACGCGCTGTGGGGCGACGACAAGCTGCGCTTCAAGGCGCAGTTTTTTCACCTGGGCCTGTTCTTCAAACGACCGGTGACGCTGCACGAAGTGGTGGATGGGCAGGCGCGCGCGCTGGCCTATGACCCGGCCCTGTTCGACTACGGCGACAGTGGCCTGATCGGCCGGCGCCTGCCGCGCGACCTGGGGTTTGCCGGCTTTCGGCTCAACATTGATACCGACCCGACGCGAGACGTGGCGGCATTTCTCGGGGCCAGCTATTTCCGCGCGGTGGGCGGCGACTGGCAATACGGTCTTTCGGCGCGCGGGCTGGCCATCGACACCGCCTTGCCGCGACCGGAAGAATTCCCCGACTTTGTCGCCTACTGGCTGGAAAAGCCGGATCCGCAGTCCGATTCGCTGGTCGTTTACGGTCTGCTCGACTCGCCGAGCACCACCGGCGCCTACCGCTTTGTGCTCACGCCGGGGCAGAACTTCGTGATGGACATTGACGCCGCGCTGTACCCGCGTAAACCCATCGAGCGCCTCGGCATCGCGCCGCTGACCAGCATGTATCAGACCGGCGAAAACGACCGCCGCATGGCCAACGACTGGCGCCCCGAGATTCACGACTCCGACGGCCTGGCCCTGCACAGCGGCAGCGGCGAATGGGTCTGGCGGCCGCTAAGCAATCCCCGACAGTTGCGCTTCAACATCTTTCAGGACGACAACCCGCGCGGCTTCGGCCTGCTGCAGCGTGACCGCGACTTCAACCACTATCAGGATGACGGTGTGTTCTACGAGCGTCGGCCCAGCCTGTGGGTGCAGCCCAAGGCCGGCTGGGGCAAGGGCGCGGTGCAGTTGGTGGAGATTCCCACCGTCGATGAAACCTTCGACAACATCGTGGCCTTCTGGAACCCCGAGCAGCCGGTCACGCCGGGCGAGGAACATCTGTTCGGCTACCGATTGCATTGGGGGGCCACGCCGCCAGAGGTGCCGCCGCTGGCCACCTGCGTCGCCACTCGCACCGGCATCGGCGGCGTGGTCGGCAAAACGCGGCAGTATTTCTCGTGGCGATTTGCCGTGGATTTTGCCGGCGGCAACCTGTCGCTGATCAACCCCGAGCACACCGACATTGAAGCGCGGGTCACCACGTCACGCGGCCGGGTCGAGACTGTTTCGGCACGCCCGCTGCACGCCATTGACGGCTATCGCGTGATGTTCGACCTGGTGCCGCCCGACGGGTCCGAAGACCCCATCGACCTGCGCCTGCAGCTCAGCGCCAACGGCCAGACCCTGACCGAAACCTGGCTTTACCAGTACAACCCGCCACCGGCCGGTGAACGCGCGGCATCATAG